One segment of Pontibacter akesuensis DNA contains the following:
- a CDS encoding MFS transporter, protein MIFSMNKQRLSLSVFFFLAGFNFASWASRIPTIAGALQLNEAELGSILLTMPISSLIGLPISGWLVTRFDSRIPLTTAFMVNGVALSLIGLAFSSFYLVGALFLFSLTMRIFNIAINTQAIALQKKLNRKINGSFHGLWSLGGIVGVGLTTLLVSLRIPIIPHLLSVSILSLLATVVASRFLLRNDRATAGNKLTLGKPDPAILYLGLLVFFAALCEGGMFDWSGIYFQQVVKEDVFTAGYLIFMSFMALSRFVSDRIVEKIGMPKTYVLSSILIFTGVSLSILLPSFWPAMIGFSLVGFGTASVIPMTYTLAGASTKYSPGVTLSIIVTYGIIGMLIGPPLIGYLAHAFSLRLSFILFALAGVMLIPISKLFFKLKTQPVPGE, encoded by the coding sequence ATGATATTTTCGATGAACAAGCAGCGGCTTTCGCTTAGTGTTTTTTTCTTTCTGGCCGGTTTCAACTTTGCGAGTTGGGCCTCCCGAATTCCTACCATTGCAGGGGCTTTACAGCTGAACGAGGCTGAACTGGGTTCTATTCTGCTTACCATGCCGATCAGCTCCCTTATCGGTCTACCCATATCAGGATGGCTGGTGACCAGGTTCGACAGCAGAATACCGTTAACAACAGCCTTTATGGTAAACGGAGTGGCACTTTCCCTCATAGGATTGGCCTTTTCCTCCTTTTACCTGGTTGGGGCGCTGTTTCTGTTTTCCTTAACCATGCGCATCTTCAACATTGCAATCAACACACAGGCTATCGCCCTGCAGAAGAAGCTGAACCGAAAGATAAACGGCTCCTTTCATGGTTTGTGGAGCCTGGGGGGGATTGTGGGTGTGGGGCTAACGACGTTGCTGGTGTCGCTTCGAATCCCCATTATTCCGCACCTGCTTTCCGTTTCAATTTTATCCCTGCTGGCTACAGTGGTTGCCTCGCGTTTCCTGCTCAGGAACGACCGTGCTACCGCCGGAAACAAGCTGACGTTGGGGAAACCAGATCCGGCCATTTTATACCTGGGCTTGCTCGTTTTCTTTGCTGCCCTGTGCGAAGGAGGCATGTTCGATTGGAGCGGCATTTATTTTCAGCAGGTGGTAAAAGAAGACGTATTCACTGCCGGCTATCTCATCTTCATGTCGTTCATGGCACTATCCCGGTTTGTGTCTGATCGTATTGTGGAGAAGATCGGGATGCCAAAAACCTACGTGCTAAGTTCAATCCTGATTTTTACCGGTGTCAGCCTTTCTATACTTCTTCCCAGCTTCTGGCCCGCCATGATTGGTTTTTCGCTGGTTGGTTTTGGAACGGCCTCGGTTATACCGATGACGTACACCTTGGCCGGTGCTTCCACCAAGTACTCCCCTGGCGTCACCTTGTCTATTATCGTGACCTATGGCATTATCGGCATGTTGATAGGACCTCCACTGATCGGTTACCTGGCGCACGCTTTTAGCCTGCGGCTTTCCTTTATTTTGTTTGCCCTGGCCGGGGTCATGCTCATACCTATCTCAAAGCTATTCTTTAAGCTCAAAACACAGCCTGTACCTGGAGAATAA
- a CDS encoding alanine/glycine:cation symporter family protein, with amino-acid sequence MESIISAINDIVWSNALIILCLGAGIYFSIATRFLQVRYIREMIRLLFNGQSSKKGVSSFQAFSIAIAGRVGTGNIAGVATAIAMGGPGAVFWMWVIAFLGSSSAFIEATLGQIYKQVKDGEYRGGPAYYIEKGLGMKWYAVVFAVATIVSMALFLPGVQSNSIASSMYTAFEVPTAATGAGVTVLLALIIFGGVKRIGKVAEVAVPFMAGAYILMTLIIIVANIAEVPAVISLIVSSAFDAEPAFAGMFGMAISWGVKRGIYSNEAGQGTAPHAAAAAEVSHPAKQGLVQAFSVYVDTLFVCTATAFMILFTGQYNVVNPEGGFVVENLPGIAYGPEYTQQAVNTFFPSLGSGFVAVSLLLFAFTTIMAYYYIAETNLSYLNAKGNKWLLWVLRALILAATFYGSIKTAESAWMLGDIGVGIMAWLNVVAILLLRKPALQALKDYQAQRKAGLDPVYNAQRLGIPNAGEWDGKELEEKKLQQA; translated from the coding sequence ATGGAAAGCATCATCAGCGCGATCAACGACATTGTCTGGAGCAATGCCCTTATCATACTTTGTCTCGGGGCAGGTATTTACTTTTCAATTGCCACCCGGTTCCTGCAAGTCCGCTACATCCGCGAAATGATTCGTTTGCTCTTCAACGGGCAGTCCTCTAAGAAAGGGGTAAGCTCCTTTCAAGCCTTTTCCATCGCTATTGCCGGTCGGGTTGGAACAGGCAATATTGCCGGGGTGGCCACGGCTATTGCCATGGGCGGTCCCGGCGCCGTGTTCTGGATGTGGGTGATCGCATTCCTTGGGAGTTCTTCGGCCTTTATAGAAGCCACACTTGGCCAGATTTACAAACAGGTGAAAGACGGGGAATACCGAGGAGGCCCTGCCTATTATATAGAGAAGGGCCTGGGCATGAAATGGTATGCCGTGGTATTTGCCGTGGCCACTATTGTAAGTATGGCGCTCTTTTTACCGGGTGTGCAAAGTAACAGCATCGCCTCCAGCATGTACACGGCGTTCGAGGTGCCCACGGCTGCTACGGGCGCCGGGGTAACCGTACTGCTGGCACTTATTATTTTTGGTGGCGTGAAGCGCATTGGCAAGGTCGCCGAGGTGGCCGTTCCTTTTATGGCGGGTGCCTACATCCTGATGACTCTTATTATTATAGTAGCAAACATAGCAGAGGTGCCAGCCGTGATCAGCCTGATCGTCTCATCAGCGTTTGATGCCGAGCCTGCCTTTGCAGGTATGTTCGGAATGGCAATTTCGTGGGGAGTAAAGCGCGGCATTTATTCAAACGAGGCAGGCCAGGGAACTGCACCACACGCGGCAGCGGCGGCAGAGGTAAGCCACCCGGCCAAGCAGGGGCTGGTACAGGCGTTCTCGGTTTACGTGGATACGCTGTTTGTATGTACCGCCACAGCTTTCATGATCCTGTTTACGGGCCAATACAATGTGGTGAATCCGGAAGGCGGCTTTGTAGTGGAGAATCTTCCGGGCATAGCCTATGGCCCGGAGTACACGCAGCAGGCAGTCAATACTTTCTTCCCTTCGCTGGGCAGTGGCTTTGTGGCTGTGTCGCTGCTTTTGTTTGCCTTCACCACCATCATGGCTTATTATTATATAGCCGAAACAAACCTGAGCTACCTGAATGCAAAGGGCAATAAGTGGCTGCTGTGGGTGCTGCGCGCGCTGATTCTGGCCGCAACATTCTACGGTTCCATCAAAACGGCTGAGTCGGCATGGATGCTGGGGGATATCGGCGTGGGCATTATGGCCTGGCTGAACGTGGTGGCTATCCTGCTGCTACGCAAACCTGCGCTTCAGGCTCTAAAAGACTACCAGGCCCAGCGCAAAGCCGGCCTCGACCCGGTGTATAATGCGCAGCGCCTGGGAATACCAAACGCAGGCGAATGGGACGGAAAGGAGCTGGAGGAGAAAAAGCTGCAGCAGGCATAA
- a CDS encoding PAS domain-containing sensor histidine kinase, with protein MEQNAATTLFYSSLLQHSPALLCVLSESGKLLFISQSLERLTGYATAELTALRAIRHICPADLPLVRQTLQELQTAQEVKSPPLRLKTTYGSWIWVVVTIKDAVENEALRGYIVHLQDITQEKEAKRIDEINLSYYNSLFQNHPGIVFALSSDGIFERVNANVEKMLQYGEQEIIGEHFSKFTAPSFTFEAIKALSKASHHEPSVLEGKVISKNGKSRTLHLTMIPLYYLEESIGILGIARDITAEKEAQKELEKLSLVASKAVSCVVITDPTGKIEWVNSEFSNVTGYTMRELRGKKPGHLLQGPETDPTTVRLMHDKVNKREPFYIEVVNYRKNGEKFWFGMNITPMFDDEGNLTQYFAIQNDITERKNAEFKMQLLAEDLTRHNKDLQQFNYIVSHNLRTPVANMLGLTSILERQQTSPNDFAKALQNLKQTSMSLYNVLKDLNELLSFRDGGASLRQEEVSIAKVLGEVCKSLQDKIESTEAQIDVAVPEEACLQANKAYVYSIFHNLLSNAIKYRDPMRPLRIQVKYIPAPQQHMITFADNGMGMDMAIAQKSLFKLYGKMDKRAEGRGIGLYMVKEQVESIGGTIAADSTPGAGTTFTIRINKDATPGQQETLHA; from the coding sequence ATGGAGCAAAACGCAGCAACGACGTTATTTTATTCGTCTCTTCTTCAGCATAGCCCGGCCCTCCTGTGTGTGTTGAGCGAAAGCGGCAAATTGCTCTTCATAAGTCAGTCTCTGGAGCGGCTCACAGGCTATGCAACAGCGGAACTCACTGCCCTACGCGCCATCAGGCACATTTGTCCTGCCGACTTGCCTTTAGTCAGGCAGACGCTTCAGGAGTTGCAAACAGCGCAGGAAGTAAAATCGCCACCGCTCCGCCTTAAGACCACTTATGGCTCCTGGATATGGGTAGTTGTTACGATTAAGGATGCGGTGGAGAATGAGGCGCTAAGGGGTTACATTGTACACCTGCAGGATATAACACAGGAGAAAGAGGCCAAACGCATTGATGAGATTAATCTGAGTTATTACAACTCGCTCTTTCAGAACCACCCCGGCATTGTTTTCGCCTTGTCGTCGGACGGCATATTCGAGCGGGTGAACGCGAACGTGGAAAAAATGCTGCAGTACGGGGAGCAGGAAATAATAGGCGAGCACTTCTCAAAGTTTACGGCCCCCTCCTTCACCTTCGAAGCCATAAAAGCCCTTAGCAAAGCAAGCCACCACGAGCCAAGCGTGCTGGAGGGGAAAGTTATCAGCAAGAACGGGAAGTCCCGTACACTGCACCTCACCATGATACCGCTTTATTATTTAGAGGAATCCATCGGTATACTTGGTATTGCACGCGACATCACGGCGGAAAAGGAAGCACAGAAGGAACTGGAAAAACTTTCGCTGGTGGCAAGTAAGGCTGTCAGTTGCGTGGTGATAACCGACCCCACCGGCAAAATCGAATGGGTGAACTCGGAGTTCAGCAACGTGACCGGCTACACCATGCGCGAGTTGCGTGGCAAAAAGCCAGGCCATTTGCTGCAGGGACCAGAAACAGACCCAACCACTGTGCGCCTTATGCACGACAAAGTAAATAAGCGGGAGCCGTTTTATATAGAAGTGGTCAACTACCGGAAAAATGGGGAGAAGTTCTGGTTTGGAATGAACATCACCCCAATGTTTGATGATGAGGGAAACCTGACGCAGTACTTCGCCATACAGAACGACATTACCGAAAGGAAAAATGCCGAATTTAAAATGCAGCTTCTGGCAGAGGACCTTACCCGCCACAACAAAGACCTGCAGCAGTTTAACTACATTGTTTCGCATAATTTAAGAACACCTGTGGCCAACATGCTGGGCCTTACCTCCATTCTGGAGCGGCAACAGACAAGCCCCAATGACTTTGCCAAGGCGCTGCAAAACCTAAAGCAGACCTCCATGAGCCTATACAATGTGCTCAAAGACCTGAACGAACTGCTCTCCTTCAGGGATGGAGGGGCTAGCCTCCGGCAAGAGGAGGTATCCATTGCAAAGGTTTTGGGGGAAGTATGCAAAAGCCTGCAAGACAAAATAGAAAGCACCGAAGCGCAGATTGATGTTGCTGTTCCGGAGGAGGCATGCCTGCAGGCAAACAAGGCATACGTGTACAGCATCTTTCACAACTTGCTTTCAAACGCCATCAAGTACCGCGACCCTATGAGGCCCTTGCGCATCCAGGTGAAGTACATCCCGGCACCACAGCAGCACATGATTACATTTGCAGACAATGGCATGGGAATGGACATGGCCATAGCGCAAAAATCGCTCTTTAAGCTGTATGGCAAGATGGACAAGAGAGCCGAAGGCAGAGGCATTGGTTTATACATGGTGAAGGAGCAGGTGGAGTCGATTGGCGGCACGATTGCCGCGGACAGCACCCCAGGTGCAGGAACCACCTTTACCATCCGCATCAACAAAGATGCAACCCCTGGGCAGCAGGAAACGCTGCACGCTTAA